A single genomic interval of Lentimicrobium saccharophilum harbors:
- a CDS encoding four helix bundle protein: MDKYEMQKRLMNLVIAVIRLTKGFPISQESKVIAYQIIKSATSTAANYRAACRAKSARDFIAKMGIVEEEADETELWLELVKAINLAREEEVGPLLKEVSEIIAITVASIKTSRKTLR, from the coding sequence ATGGATAAGTATGAAATGCAAAAAAGACTAATGAACCTGGTAATTGCAGTAATCAGACTTACAAAAGGATTCCCGATTAGTCAGGAAAGCAAAGTGATCGCATATCAAATCATTAAATCTGCAACTTCAACGGCAGCAAATTACCGGGCAGCATGCAGGGCTAAATCAGCCAGAGATTTTATTGCCAAGATGGGGATTGTTGAAGAAGAAGCAGATGAAACAGAACTTTGGCTTGAATTGGTAAAAGCAATAAATCTTGCCCGTGAAGAAGAAGTTGGGCCATTACTGAAGGAGGTCTCTGAAATAATTGCAATTACGGTGGCATCAATCAAAACTTCAAGAAAAACATTAAGATAG
- a CDS encoding acetyl/propionyl/methylcrotonyl-CoA carboxylase subunit alpha, with the protein MKLLIANRGEIALRIQKTARRMSIPVVAVYSHHDRDAQHVLQAGEAVLLPGENLSETYLNIEAVIAAAKKTGANAIHPGYGFLSENPLFSEACEREGITFVGPSAASVRAMGNKIAAREAAVKLGVPVTTGVTGAPDYLLANYDKVGFPMLIKAAAGGGGKGMRIVRTPGELGQALENTSREALNYFGDGTVYIEQFIEGPRHIEFQVLGDKHGNMVHLFERECSAQRRHQKIIEEAPSPALTPEVRKKMGESAVLLASSIGYYSAGTIEFLVDKDLNYYFLEMNTRIQVEHPVTELTTGVDLVEEQIRIANGEKLRFKQSGLVQKGHAIECRIYAEDPFNNFMPSPGKIHLYREPAGQHIRVDSMEIKGKGVIHSAFDPMIGKLITRGETREDARGLMIHALSQFVVQGIQTNIPFLSGLVQHDSFIRNAITTRYIDDELDHLIGHVKTLKASVDPRIPLLAGLLESLKIKDEKKDSVWQTIGYWRNLPEPKLRLDGQEHQLNFISITPGKIKIRENNALTEALLREDDSASYLILDGLSYSFHACADEKGVITVNNCGFQFQFERADMARPEHVDVFNAGELQTDLSKIVSPMPGKVIKVNVPEGEKVYKGQVLLVVEAMKMENNVLSPADGLIKRLYVKEGDTVDGSALLVNLDTTS; encoded by the coding sequence ATGAAACTTCTTATAGCCAACCGCGGCGAAATCGCCCTCCGCATCCAGAAAACCGCCCGTCGTATGAGTATTCCGGTGGTGGCTGTGTATTCACATCACGACAGGGACGCGCAGCATGTGCTGCAGGCCGGTGAGGCGGTTTTGCTTCCCGGAGAAAATCTGTCGGAAACCTACCTGAATATTGAAGCCGTCATTGCCGCTGCGAAGAAAACGGGGGCAAACGCCATACATCCCGGATACGGGTTTCTCTCCGAAAATCCCCTGTTCTCAGAAGCCTGCGAACGCGAAGGCATCACCTTTGTCGGGCCCTCGGCAGCTTCGGTCAGGGCGATGGGGAATAAAATTGCCGCCCGCGAAGCAGCTGTTAAACTGGGTGTTCCGGTTACCACGGGGGTTACCGGTGCCCCGGATTATTTGCTTGCAAATTACGATAAGGTCGGGTTTCCCATGCTTATCAAAGCGGCAGCCGGCGGAGGCGGAAAGGGCATGCGCATCGTCCGTACGCCCGGAGAACTCGGGCAGGCACTTGAAAATACCTCGCGCGAAGCATTGAATTACTTCGGCGATGGCACGGTGTATATCGAACAGTTCATCGAAGGTCCGCGGCACATCGAGTTTCAGGTACTCGGCGACAAGCACGGCAATATGGTGCATTTGTTTGAACGTGAATGCTCCGCACAGCGCCGGCATCAGAAGATCATAGAGGAAGCCCCCTCCCCGGCCCTCACACCCGAAGTCAGGAAAAAGATGGGGGAATCGGCCGTGCTGCTCGCTTCATCCATAGGCTATTACAGCGCAGGAACCATTGAATTTCTGGTGGATAAAGACCTGAATTATTACTTCCTGGAGATGAACACCCGCATACAGGTGGAGCATCCGGTAACTGAGCTGACTACCGGCGTTGACCTGGTAGAAGAGCAGATCCGCATCGCCAACGGAGAGAAACTCAGGTTTAAACAGTCTGGCCTGGTACAGAAAGGACATGCCATTGAATGCAGGATTTACGCGGAGGATCCGTTTAACAACTTTATGCCCTCACCCGGAAAAATTCATCTGTATCGTGAGCCGGCCGGTCAGCATATAAGGGTCGACAGCATGGAAATCAAAGGCAAGGGGGTAATTCACAGCGCCTTCGATCCCATGATCGGCAAACTCATTACCCGGGGCGAAACACGGGAAGATGCCCGCGGCCTGATGATCCATGCACTGAGCCAGTTCGTCGTTCAGGGCATACAAACCAATATTCCTTTTCTTAGCGGACTTGTACAACACGATTCGTTTATCCGCAATGCAATCACCACCCGGTATATCGACGACGAACTCGATCATCTGATCGGACATGTAAAAACGCTTAAAGCTTCGGTCGATCCGCGGATTCCACTGCTGGCGGGATTGCTGGAGAGCCTTAAAATCAAAGATGAAAAGAAGGACAGCGTCTGGCAGACTATAGGCTACTGGCGAAACCTCCCGGAACCAAAACTGCGGCTGGACGGGCAGGAGCACCAGCTGAATTTCATTTCCATAACCCCGGGAAAGATAAAGATCCGTGAGAACAATGCCTTAACGGAGGCGCTGCTGCGCGAAGACGATTCAGCATCCTATCTGATTCTGGATGGATTAAGCTACAGTTTTCATGCCTGCGCGGATGAGAAGGGCGTGATCACGGTGAATAACTGCGGATTTCAGTTTCAGTTTGAAAGGGCTGACATGGCCCGACCCGAACATGTGGATGTCTTCAATGCTGGAGAACTTCAGACCGACCTGAGCAAAATTGTCTCGCCCATGCCAGGCAAAGTGATAAAGGTGAATGTTCCGGAAGGCGAGAAAGTATATAAAGGGCAGGTTTTGCTGGTTGTTGAAGCCATGAAGATGGAAAACAACGTCCTGAGTCCGGCCGACGGCTTGATAAAACGCCTGTACGTAAAGGAAGGCGATACCGTGGACGGCTCCGCGCTTTTGGTGAACCTGGACACAACGTCTTAA
- a CDS encoding acyl-CoA dehydrogenase family protein, translating to MDYNLSEEHRMIRETVRQFAEREIRPLARELDEKETFSPELTRKMGELGLFGIYLPEKYGGQGMDYLAYIIAVEEIARVDGSQAATLAAHNSLGIGPLYYYGSEEQKMKYLPMLCTGEALWAFGLTEPDAGSDSRGSKTRATLENGEWVINGSKIFITNGSADNSMGATVQAVTGEKQGKKEFTTILVDKDTPGFTRQTMHGKMMWRASDTSQLFFDDCRVPESNLLGKVGEGSKIMLSTLDSGRLSIAAMGLGCAQGAYELALNYAKERKQFGQPISKFQAIAFKLADMAMKIELARNLLYKACWLKDTNQPFAMESAMAKLYCSEIAREVADEAVQVHGGYGLMKDYEIERFYRDQRLLQIGEGTSEIQRLVISRYIGC from the coding sequence ATGGACTACAATCTTAGTGAAGAACACCGGATGATCAGGGAGACGGTCCGGCAGTTTGCAGAGCGGGAAATCAGGCCGCTGGCACGTGAGCTCGACGAAAAGGAGACATTCTCCCCCGAACTTACCCGCAAAATGGGTGAACTTGGCCTTTTCGGCATTTACCTTCCGGAGAAATATGGCGGTCAGGGCATGGACTACCTTGCTTACATTATTGCCGTTGAGGAGATTGCACGCGTCGACGGCTCACAGGCTGCTACGCTGGCAGCCCATAATTCCCTGGGAATCGGTCCCCTTTACTATTATGGCAGCGAGGAGCAGAAAATGAAATACCTGCCCATGCTCTGTACGGGCGAGGCCCTATGGGCCTTCGGACTTACCGAACCGGATGCCGGATCTGACTCCCGCGGTTCAAAAACCCGCGCCACACTCGAAAACGGGGAATGGGTCATCAACGGCTCCAAAATATTCATCACCAACGGCTCAGCCGATAACTCCATGGGCGCGACGGTACAGGCCGTAACCGGCGAAAAACAGGGGAAGAAAGAGTTTACCACCATACTGGTCGACAAAGACACTCCCGGATTCACCCGGCAAACCATGCACGGCAAAATGATGTGGAGGGCCTCTGATACCTCGCAGCTCTTCTTTGACGACTGCCGCGTTCCGGAATCCAATCTGCTGGGAAAAGTAGGTGAAGGCTCCAAAATCATGCTTTCAACGCTCGATTCGGGCAGACTCTCCATTGCAGCCATGGGACTCGGCTGCGCGCAGGGAGCTTACGAACTTGCCCTGAACTATGCCAAAGAACGGAAACAGTTCGGACAACCCATCTCAAAATTCCAGGCCATCGCCTTTAAACTGGCCGATATGGCGATGAAAATAGAACTTGCCCGAAACCTGCTCTACAAAGCCTGCTGGCTGAAGGATACTAACCAGCCTTTCGCCATGGAATCGGCCATGGCAAAACTTTATTGCTCCGAAATCGCCAGAGAGGTGGCCGACGAAGCCGTGCAGGTTCACGGAGGCTACGGATTGATGAAAGACTACGAAATCGAACGCTTCTACCGCGACCAGCGCCTGCTTCAGATAGGTGAAGGCACCTCGGAGATTCAGCGGCTGGTGATTTCGAGGTATATCGGGTGCTGA
- a CDS encoding four helix bundle protein, whose product MIDRLDDIRFYKLSLELWDEMWTDTEILMLDFRGKEIAKQMVRSVGSISSNTEEGYGRGFGKEYPQFLRISRGSARESKGWYRKCNKLLTPEIINSRILKLDEIISMETKAIQTLEDKSKH is encoded by the coding sequence ATGATTGATCGGTTGGATGATATCAGATTCTACAAGCTATCCCTGGAGCTATGGGATGAGATGTGGACTGATACTGAAATCCTGATGCTGGATTTCAGAGGAAAAGAAATCGCAAAGCAAATGGTCAGGTCCGTAGGCTCAATCAGTTCAAATACTGAAGAAGGATATGGAAGAGGTTTTGGAAAGGAATACCCGCAATTTCTCCGGATCAGCCGTGGTTCTGCAAGGGAGTCAAAAGGGTGGTACCGAAAATGTAACAAACTGTTAACCCCGGAAATAATCAATTCCAGAATTCTGAAGCTGGATGAAATTATTTCAATGGAAACTAAAGCGATACAAACACTGGAGGACAAGTCAAAACATTAA
- a CDS encoding beta/alpha barrel domain-containing protein, whose translation MKPDKLIKLTESPRDAWQGLPYVIAPEKRAAYINALLKVGFDVIDFGSFVSPKAVPQMAGQDEVLRLVDKTGSRSKLMAIVGNMRGGRDAVAQPKVDLLGFPYSVSETFLRKNINTGISGANETIDGLLSLCKDHGRELRVFMSMAYGNPYGEAWSLDLLKKHIEMLAGKGISTITLADTIGIATASQIGEVYAGLIEYFPGFEFGLHIHTRPGEWEAKLHTAWDAGCRWFEGVINGIGGCPMTGYELVGNLNTLNLLDFLEGKQASHTINREKIIQAITTGY comes from the coding sequence ATGAAACCAGATAAACTCATCAAACTCACCGAGTCCCCCCGCGACGCATGGCAGGGGTTGCCTTACGTGATTGCTCCGGAGAAACGGGCGGCATACATCAATGCCCTGTTAAAAGTGGGATTTGATGTGATTGACTTCGGGAGTTTCGTGTCGCCGAAGGCGGTGCCGCAAATGGCCGGACAGGATGAAGTGCTCAGGCTGGTGGATAAAACCGGAAGCCGGTCGAAATTAATGGCCATTGTCGGGAATATGCGCGGCGGCAGGGATGCCGTTGCTCAGCCAAAGGTTGATCTGCTCGGATTTCCGTATTCCGTCTCGGAAACATTCCTCAGAAAAAACATTAATACCGGCATTTCCGGGGCAAACGAGACCATCGACGGACTTTTATCGCTATGTAAGGATCATGGTCGTGAACTGCGCGTCTTTATGAGCATGGCCTATGGTAACCCATACGGGGAAGCCTGGAGTCTTGACCTGCTTAAAAAACATATTGAAATGCTGGCAGGTAAAGGCATCAGCACCATTACCCTGGCCGATACGATTGGCATTGCCACGGCATCGCAGATCGGTGAGGTTTACGCCGGACTGATTGAATATTTTCCGGGTTTTGAATTCGGATTACATATCCACACCCGCCCCGGAGAGTGGGAAGCCAAACTGCATACCGCCTGGGATGCCGGATGCCGCTGGTTCGAAGGAGTGATCAACGGCATCGGCGGATGCCCTATGACAGGGTATGAACTGGTGGGTAACCTCAATACCCTGAACCTTTTGGATTTCCTTGAGGGGAAACAGGCCAGCCATACCATCAACCGGGAAAAAATCATTCAGGCCATCACCACCGGTTACTGA
- a CDS encoding CoA transferase subunit A: MNKVVSNAREAIEGIHDGMTLMVGGFGLSGIPENSITALAESGLKELTCISNNAGVDDFGLGLLLKKGKIRKMISSYVGENEEFERQLLSGELEVELIPQGTLAERCRAGGAGIPAFFVPAGNGTEVAEGKEVRVFNSKPHLLEHALTADFAIVKAWKGDTHGNLIYRNTANNFNQAMAMAGKITIAEVEELVPAGELDPNQIHTPGIFVQRIFQGKDYEKRIERLTER, encoded by the coding sequence ATGAATAAAGTTGTTTCCAATGCCCGGGAAGCCATTGAGGGGATACACGACGGAATGACGCTGATGGTCGGAGGTTTCGGATTGAGCGGAATCCCGGAGAACAGCATTACCGCCCTGGCCGAAAGCGGGTTAAAGGAACTGACCTGCATTTCAAACAATGCCGGTGTGGACGATTTCGGACTCGGACTTCTGCTTAAAAAGGGGAAGATCCGTAAGATGATCTCTTCCTATGTTGGCGAAAATGAAGAATTTGAACGTCAGTTGCTAAGCGGAGAGCTCGAAGTGGAGCTTATCCCTCAGGGTACGCTTGCCGAACGCTGCCGTGCCGGTGGCGCCGGAATCCCGGCATTCTTTGTCCCGGCCGGTAACGGCACCGAAGTGGCGGAAGGCAAGGAAGTGCGGGTATTCAACAGTAAACCGCATCTGCTTGAACACGCCCTGACTGCCGATTTCGCCATCGTGAAAGCATGGAAAGGCGATACCCACGGGAACCTGATCTACCGGAATACTGCCAACAACTTCAACCAGGCCATGGCAATGGCCGGTAAAATTACCATTGCCGAGGTGGAGGAACTGGTCCCTGCCGGAGAACTCGATCCCAATCAGATACACACCCCGGGAATCTTCGTTCAAAGGATTTTTCAGGGGAAAGACTACGAAAAACGGATTGAAAGGTTGACGGAAAGATGA
- a CDS encoding CoA transferase subunit B, whose translation MALSKEQIAQRISQELKNGYYVNLGIGIPTLVANYVPEGIEVVLQSENGMLGMGPFPEKGQADPDLINAGKQTVTVLPGGSFFDSSTSFAMIRGGHVDLTVLGAFEVSEKGDISSWKIPGKMVKGMGGAMDLVASARNIVVAMQHCSKDGQSKLLRECTLPLTGVACVKKIVSDLAVIEVTGQGFKLLERAPGVSVDEIIAATEARLIVEGDVPEMKF comes from the coding sequence ATGGCACTTTCAAAAGAACAGATTGCACAACGCATTTCACAGGAACTGAAAAACGGGTATTATGTAAATCTCGGAATTGGCATTCCTACCCTGGTAGCCAACTATGTGCCTGAAGGCATTGAGGTGGTGCTGCAGTCAGAAAACGGGATGCTTGGCATGGGCCCTTTCCCCGAAAAAGGGCAGGCGGATCCCGACCTGATCAATGCAGGCAAGCAAACCGTAACGGTGCTCCCGGGCGGATCGTTTTTCGATTCATCCACCAGCTTTGCCATGATAAGGGGCGGGCACGTCGACCTGACCGTTCTGGGTGCGTTTGAAGTCAGCGAAAAAGGAGATATTTCCTCATGGAAAATTCCGGGAAAAATGGTGAAGGGCATGGGCGGCGCCATGGATCTGGTGGCTTCAGCCAGAAACATTGTGGTGGCCATGCAGCACTGCAGCAAAGACGGACAGTCGAAACTGCTCAGGGAGTGTACCCTGCCCCTGACAGGTGTTGCCTGTGTGAAGAAAATCGTAAGCGATCTGGCGGTGATTGAAGTTACCGGCCAGGGCTTTAAACTGCTCGAACGGGCGCCCGGCGTAAGTGTGGATGAAATTATAGCAGCTACAGAAGCCCGGCTGATTGTGGAGGGGGATGTGCCGGAGATGAAATTCTGA
- a CDS encoding LamG-like jellyroll fold domain-containing protein — protein MKNRYLIPILALLAFPGFSQTGQLNISRITQMPDLPSPLLIRDWNEVTINYDNFVFDMQKTGQYLPLSRLGTQGQFNYPDNIPVFLDSYVGANGHLNQAEAINIMPAIIGASLAGVDKSNQNGINWVAKTKDFFNSKNGQNVYLNNYSTTSGGDWWYDMMPNVYFYQLKSLYPDAAPEYGSQFTTVADRWLWAVQQLGGSTTPWTVPYMNYRAFNLATGLPLTTGVPEPESAGSIAWLLYNAYTETGDRKYMEGAQLAMDFLAGWETNPSYELQLPYGTLAAARMNAVEGTAYPLQKFLDWCFDRGALRGWGSIFGNWGGYDVSGLIGEANDGGNDYAFIMNGFQLAAALAPLPKYDKRYAKAIAKWILNVTNASRLMYWNALPQDKQDSYTWASANDPEACIPYESMKEVWGGKTPFATGDAIRGGWAATNLSLYSGSSVGYLAAVVKTTNVPEILQIDLNKTDFYGHNNLISYLYFNPTASSKQVQVNLPSGTFGLYEAITEIVSQSSYTGSVQLTIPAGEVRLVRFYESGLVPEDSEGKLYVGDDILDYHYQYDYSENLRVKALSTDQNPVITNAEFTAYCEPGNTVQGHPVHFEWFLDDVLIEGQNQSQAVLTAPAVEGVIVLKCRITANGQTAEDTLHIQVVDRIPAPPVVNGIQAATPYTAVGEMNSFTALVDPAPGEVLEYEWSVSSGSLNQTDANPVNWLAPGTPGAGTISVTVTNQDQLSTTISAGLLVKDTTLGTQTPLIWYPFDSDNRNMISDRFHATVSGAVKTEDPRGMASAAYRFTAGSNIIYTDNHADLNFEDAVSLSCWVKLEQFGSERFIVSHGSWQQRWKLSVTPEGFLRWTVKTSTGTSDLDGSAPIELNRYYHVTALYTGYSLELYVDGVLDVFKPFSGTIQPSTKPLTIGRMDNTETLYSLRGSVDEFRLWDKEISIPQIEKLKNQWATPFGIEENEPIAAVYPNPATDVVFVEFKGHENARSISLISPEGKELKNFKTVKSIDRIQVSVAELPAGTYLLKIIVNDGRTVSRKVIVK, from the coding sequence ATGAAAAACAGATATCTCATTCCCATTTTAGCCCTCCTGGCTTTTCCGGGGTTCTCCCAGACCGGACAACTGAACATCAGCCGCATAACCCAGATGCCCGATCTGCCATCTCCGTTGTTGATCCGGGATTGGAATGAAGTTACCATCAATTACGATAATTTCGTTTTTGATATGCAAAAAACCGGACAATATCTGCCGCTGTCACGATTGGGAACGCAGGGTCAGTTCAATTATCCCGACAATATTCCGGTCTTCCTCGATTCTTACGTTGGTGCCAATGGCCACCTCAACCAGGCAGAAGCCATTAACATCATGCCAGCCATTATCGGGGCTTCGCTGGCGGGTGTAGATAAAAGCAATCAGAACGGCATAAACTGGGTGGCGAAGACAAAGGATTTTTTCAATTCCAAAAACGGGCAGAACGTTTATCTGAATAACTATTCCACCACCTCGGGCGGCGATTGGTGGTACGATATGATGCCCAACGTTTACTTTTATCAGCTGAAATCATTGTATCCCGATGCCGCGCCCGAATACGGCAGCCAGTTTACCACCGTTGCCGACCGCTGGTTATGGGCGGTTCAGCAGCTTGGCGGAAGTACCACGCCGTGGACGGTTCCGTATATGAATTACAGGGCCTTTAACCTGGCAACCGGATTACCCCTGACCACCGGTGTACCCGAACCTGAGTCGGCCGGAAGCATCGCCTGGCTGCTTTACAACGCTTACACAGAAACGGGTGATAGAAAATACATGGAAGGTGCTCAGCTAGCCATGGACTTTCTGGCCGGGTGGGAGACAAATCCTTCCTATGAATTGCAGCTCCCTTATGGAACACTCGCCGCTGCCAGAATGAATGCGGTGGAAGGAACCGCTTATCCGCTGCAAAAATTCCTTGACTGGTGTTTCGACCGCGGCGCTTTGCGCGGATGGGGCTCTATTTTCGGTAACTGGGGCGGTTACGATGTTTCGGGATTAATCGGCGAAGCCAACGATGGCGGCAACGATTATGCATTTATCATGAACGGATTTCAGCTGGCCGCGGCACTCGCGCCTTTGCCCAAATACGATAAGCGTTACGCAAAAGCCATCGCCAAATGGATACTGAATGTTACCAATGCCAGCCGGCTGATGTATTGGAATGCCCTGCCACAGGACAAACAGGATTCTTACACATGGGCGTCGGCCAACGATCCGGAAGCCTGTATTCCGTATGAATCGATGAAAGAAGTCTGGGGCGGCAAAACCCCCTTCGCCACCGGCGACGCCATCCGGGGCGGTTGGGCAGCCACCAATCTCTCGCTGTATAGCGGATCGAGCGTGGGATACCTGGCAGCCGTGGTCAAAACAACCAATGTGCCTGAAATACTTCAGATTGATCTGAACAAGACCGATTTTTATGGTCATAATAACCTTATTTCTTACTTGTACTTTAACCCAACGGCAAGCAGCAAACAGGTTCAGGTTAACCTGCCTTCGGGCACATTCGGCCTGTATGAAGCCATTACCGAAATCGTTTCTCAATCTTCATATACCGGCTCGGTGCAATTGACCATTCCGGCAGGAGAAGTCAGGCTTGTGCGCTTTTATGAATCAGGTCTGGTTCCGGAAGACAGTGAAGGAAAACTTTACGTCGGGGATGATATTCTCGATTATCACTACCAGTATGATTATTCCGAAAACCTGCGCGTAAAAGCACTTTCAACGGATCAGAATCCTGTGATTACCAATGCTGAATTCACCGCTTATTGCGAGCCGGGAAATACCGTACAGGGCCATCCGGTTCATTTTGAGTGGTTTCTGGATGATGTCCTGATTGAAGGTCAGAACCAGTCGCAGGCCGTGTTGACTGCACCTGCCGTTGAGGGTGTGATTGTGCTTAAGTGCAGGATTACTGCCAACGGACAAACCGCCGAAGATACCCTTCATATTCAGGTTGTTGACAGAATTCCGGCTCCTCCGGTGGTAAATGGCATTCAGGCTGCAACGCCTTATACGGCCGTCGGGGAAATGAATTCATTTACCGCGCTCGTCGATCCGGCGCCCGGTGAAGTGCTGGAATACGAATGGAGCGTTTCTTCCGGCTCGCTGAATCAGACGGACGCGAATCCCGTCAACTGGCTGGCACCGGGAACTCCGGGAGCCGGTACCATTTCGGTCACCGTAACCAATCAGGATCAGCTATCCACAACCATTTCCGCGGGATTGCTGGTAAAAGACACCACCCTTGGTACGCAAACGCCGCTGATCTGGTATCCTTTTGATTCGGATAACAGGAACATGATATCCGACCGCTTTCATGCAACCGTAAGCGGGGCAGTGAAAACGGAAGATCCGCGCGGAATGGCATCTGCTGCCTACCGGTTTACCGCAGGTTCAAACATTATTTATACCGACAACCATGCCGACCTTAATTTTGAGGACGCTGTAAGCCTTAGCTGCTGGGTAAAACTGGAACAGTTTGGTTCGGAACGGTTTATCGTTTCACACGGCTCCTGGCAGCAGCGCTGGAAACTGTCGGTTACCCCGGAAGGCTTTTTACGCTGGACGGTAAAAACCAGTACCGGGACATCGGATCTCGACGGATCGGCGCCCATTGAGCTGAACCGCTACTATCATGTTACGGCGCTTTATACCGGCTATTCTCTTGAACTGTATGTGGATGGCGTTTTGGATGTATTTAAGCCCTTTTCGGGCACGATTCAGCCTTCAACAAAGCCATTGACCATCGGACGCATGGACAACACGGAAACGCTCTATTCGCTTCGCGGAAGCGTGGATGAATTCAGGTTGTGGGACAAGGAAATTTCCATTCCTCAGATTGAAAAGTTGAAAAATCAGTGGGCAACGCCATTTGGAATTGAGGAGAATGAACCGATTGCGGCAGTATATCCCAATCCGGCAACGGATGTGGTTTTCGTGGAGTTTAAAGGGCATGAAAATGCTCGGAGTATTTCACTGATTTCTCCGGAAGGGAAAGAATTGAAAAATTTTAAAACAGTTAAAAGCATTGACCGGATTCAAGTCTCGGTTGCTGAGCTCCCGGCAGGGACCTATTTGCTTAAAATTATAGTGAATGATGGCAGAACGGTGAGCAGGAAGGTTATCGTAAAGTAA
- a CDS encoding LamG domain-containing protein: protein MKNLMKLHTLLLMLFVSTALILGSCKDDDDDIVEGDKTELNALIAQADAIAAAATSADYPQSAIDAFKTTLQTVKDAVATPLTQEQINNLIVQLNAAMETFDSQAYGYIDESLYLNAGWHFDEGSGSTATAYSATQHVATFFRGNTVILGNDAMMPSWTDGVKGKAVYFNKGAHLEVPYTNSFLPANLTISVWVKPDELYEHNYIVSQNYWNGYKLQTQGGGKPFFTYKKIDGGIIDADNETDNSIKVAQWNHIVVSVNATTKELKFYVDGTLTKTWTETDKNIGPLLQTLENAQPFIIGGVATDAELAANFMEWTTAENLGYFKGAIDELKIYNIALTDGQVSKLYNDEKP, encoded by the coding sequence ATGAAAAACCTGATGAAACTGCACACCCTGCTGCTTATGCTCTTCGTAAGTACCGCCCTGATCCTCGGATCGTGCAAGGACGACGACGATGACATCGTAGAAGGCGACAAGACTGAATTGAATGCTTTGATTGCACAGGCTGACGCTATTGCTGCCGCTGCCACTTCTGCCGACTATCCGCAGTCAGCCATTGATGCATTCAAGACAACGCTTCAGACAGTAAAAGACGCCGTTGCCACTCCGCTTACCCAGGAGCAGATCAACAACCTGATTGTTCAGCTTAATGCTGCAATGGAAACCTTTGATTCTCAGGCCTACGGGTATATTGACGAATCACTCTACCTGAACGCCGGCTGGCATTTTGATGAAGGTTCGGGATCTACCGCAACCGCTTATTCTGCCACCCAGCATGTAGCCACCTTCTTCCGCGGCAATACCGTAATTCTTGGCAACGATGCCATGATGCCCAGCTGGACCGACGGAGTAAAAGGCAAAGCCGTTTATTTCAATAAGGGCGCTCACCTTGAAGTTCCCTACACCAACTCATTCCTGCCTGCAAACCTCACCATTTCGGTATGGGTGAAACCCGACGAACTCTATGAGCACAATTACATTGTTTCACAGAATTACTGGAATGGTTACAAACTGCAGACCCAGGGCGGCGGAAAACCTTTCTTTACCTATAAGAAAATCGACGGAGGTATCATTGATGCCGACAACGAAACCGACAACTCCATCAAGGTTGCACAGTGGAACCACATCGTGGTTTCGGTAAATGCAACCACCAAAGAATTGAAATTCTATGTTGATGGAACCCTCACCAAGACCTGGACGGAAACCGACAAAAACATCGGGCCCCTGCTCCAGACACTTGAGAATGCACAGCCTTTCATTATCGGCGGCGTTGCTACCGATGCTGAACTTGCTGCAAACTTTATGGAGTGGACTACCGCCGAAAACCTCGGTTACTTCAAAGGTGCGATCGATGAACTGAAGATCTACAACATCGCGCTCACCGACGGACAGGTATCCAAACTCTATAACGACGAAAAACCGTAA